The sequence cctaaacaatgcttaaactgccgcgaacgggatattttactctataacaaaattccagttacaacaaattcataacttaagTTGCAACATTATCCTTTCTATCTATTCTTATTGctcatttgttcggttataacctgccggtcccgaggactttgttataacgggagtccactgtaactGCTGGAATCCTAGCTTTAATATTTCCAGCAATACTGTTATCTTTAGAGCTTGACAGAACAGATGATGACACTCATTTCGAAGATGAGAGTTTTCTGACAGAGGGGTCAAACATTCTTACCCAAGACGTCCAGTCCCATCTCCCTGGCAACGCCCTTGACCCCGTCCTGCCCAAAGATGTGTGTCTCATGACCACACTTGGGGCACTGGAACACACTCATGTTCTGCACAATACCCAGCACCTGCCAATGCAAGTAGACAGAGTTCAGTTTAGGGACAGTAATTACTGTAAAAACataaatttttgtgtgcataaaactttcgcaaattttaAGCGAAAGTGAAATGCACGCAAAAGGTTTTGCCTACACAATTAGCGTTGAATGTGACTGGCTATTCGCAAAACTTTTATGTtgcgaaaaaggccatcagccCCAATTCATGAAAGTGTCATACTggatatttctggttttaccgTAAGTAGAAATCATCGGGCGAGAATGACTAAACCCATTGCGTttgagacaacttaacgcccttcttgGTCTCAACTGACGAGTAATATTCCCTACTTTCTTTTGtttcgaacaatgacaacctccGTGACTGCTTCAAAACACTTGAAGGAACAGCTAATGGCTTAttttaaatgatacaaaaacttccgtcataataaaaaaaaattgtgaactcaaattgtaatgaaaaaaaagaagaagaaagcttGAAGCAACTAAATGCACTTGAGTGCGAGTTGTTGGTAAagataaaccagggaggtgtgacTCACACCTCCCTGGATAAACCATTCGTTTATGTGAACAGGAAACAACTATACATCACAGCAACCTGTGATGGTAACAGACAGGTACAAAAATCATTGCCCATACACCTGGTGACCATCAAGCCAAGTAGATTTGAGCTTGAAATGCCACCAGTTGACACATATCCAGCAAGTGTTGTTTCAACATTCATCAAACACAAGACAATACTTTCTATATCCAgatgacacacacatacactaccACAAAAGAAATGCAGACAGACCAAGAGAGTCATGTTGGTAAAGTCTGGACAAAATATTCCAGCATACCAGATCAAAGCAAACATTAGTATGATATGTCAATGAGATATAATCTTGCATTGTTTTCAGACACAAAATCTTACCGGAACATCTACTTTCTTGAACATCTCGGCACCTTTTCTCGCATCTAGCAACGCAATGTCTTGAGGAGTGGACACTATCACTGCACCTGACAGTAGAAGGTTTCAGAAAAAGGTATGTCTGGCTCAGTCAAGGGTGAGATAgagacaaaacacacacacacacaaacacacacacacacacacacacacacacactcacaaaccaTGCTCTTTTAAGGGAGTATGATATCTAATGGAATGACATAACTGAGTCAGTACAGTTTGTCACTATTATATAACCATCCATCAGTGCATGGAATTTGCCAGAATGAAGACTTGATATTCTACAGGATATCTTGACATGCGCTTGTTGTTAGAAAGGAATGCAGAATGTACCCGAATAACTTGCTAATGTATGAAGCAATGTTATAATTAAACTGAagtcgttttcacatcagcctgatgtttcgaaatagcgcgctattttccaacttgggaaattaacccaatcatgaaatagcgcgctattttccgacttgggaaattaacccaatcacgaaatagcgcgctatttgataatgtgaacacaaattagcacgctaattgtatcgctctgatcgagaaaatttctcaagtccaactcgggaaatttctgaaatagcgggatagtagcgcgctatttgataatgtgaaaacgactcgagaaattagcgcgatgcatcccatcacgcctagcgtgtgtgacccgatcgatcaaggcaaactgcacacaaatcatgaggaatttttgagagggcatgcacacacattactgatgctgtttgcacatactcagctgtcgaattagctccaAAAAAATGCtggctaattctcttcgggctgatgtgaataagaaatgaaatagcgctctaattcgcaatcgcgaaaaatatctcgagcttggatttttatcgggctaaTGTGAAAACGCCTTATAAGTAACTTCACCAATGAAACAAATGATGTACAGCCACAAATGAAGTGAAGTTATGCACTGGCATCACTAAAGccaaggaggtttgagaaatgaagtaacaacagtctcattcctTTTGATCCCATGTTTCACAAGCCGCCactatttgaagtatgtgctaaactggcgCTACcccacagataggaagacaatttaTTCATGTGGCACTGCATCATGACTAGCCACTCAAAGGAAAATATgcctttatgatggtaattactttttgccGTCCCTTCTTACAAAATTGAGCAGTACATATATGTACAGACACGGGGATGTGCGagtaaaaattgttcaaaaactgatgaaataaaaataaaaattactcgaatttacatgactttacgctaatctaacatataaatgggatttacttttgttttatatgcctTATCATTAAGTAAACATTCATTCTATTTAACAAATATACAAGCAGAATACAGCCGATATTAAGTTAGAttttaaaatgaatcttcagattgctcaaaaaGACGGCGGCATGGAACCCTggtcatcaaaggcacaagagcacctgtggaattcttttgtgcatcaaaagaaaaaatgacagctgtttgaaaattacagccagttggaactccatatCTCTTAAACATCCTTGctaaagctggtatctcactgagcggcgaacatttgcgaacgtagcgaatttgagattcgccaacttttctgacgaatgtttgcgaaaaatcaaagttcgcttctgccattagcgacttttagcgatgtttagcgacaattagcaacacttcagcaaatgtttgcgaaagtgtttgcgaaacacaggtggcgactattagcaaatgttagcaacaattttgcaaatgttagcgacagtttgcaaatattagcaactgtttgcaaatcctttgcgacaattttgcgaatgttcttggacctagaaaagtaccaagcgattatgtatagtcagacccataaaacgaacgtaaaaccttccactgaattcagatctcttaaatgtgacaaccgttcaagaAGGATTTCTAGTATATGGAAataatttctgccaagaagaggctcaatgtgttgctatccttgaagagctgcaggctgctgctacagctattgtgcagcataagagaaataaaataaagaaaaacaagaaaggaagaagaaaagaaagactgtttgggtcagagagtggttgttgcagaggacagacttgcagcaattacatgatggagatgtcaagagcttcaagaactttcttagagtggaaccttgtctgtttcagaagcttttatataggaaccacatggttacttgttcgctagcagtggcgaatcaaataaaaatgtttgcgacaccgtattacgaccgtttgcgaattcttacaagtgttttgcgaatgtttgcaactgttagcgaaaatacaaattcgcaaaggttcgcaaagaaattttgaacatgttcaaaatttctttgcgattAGAAAAACTGatgcgacaataaaaaccgtttgcgaactttcttgcgactgttaacgaaccttttaccaaccctggcgaaatcccaaattcgctacgttcgcaaacgttcgccgctcagtgagatacccccttaaaGCAAAGTACAGTAGTGCCACCAGCGGGAAAAATATGTACATACCGGCGATGGTGATGAGTTGAGATATCGAAAGCTGAGTGTCCCCAGTCCCCGGAGGCATATCAATCACCAGGTAATCCAGTGGAGCCCATGCCACCTACAAGAAAAAATGGCTGCTGTAGAGGAGAGTGTGTTCTTGGTCAAAGCAAAGACAAAAAGCTCTTTTGTTAGGGACTCCTGATAAAACCTTGTGAGTGAACATCATTCTTCAATATACAGGAAATGGTCCATCAACACTGCCAACAACCAACGTCTTTTTCGGTCGAACAAAAGGCTAGCTCTGCCTCTGGACATTTTGAGAGAGCAAACAATCTATCACTAAAAACATAAAAGTGGGATATCATAGCTATATGTGCCTGCTCTGAATTAGAACCatcagttaaaaaaaatgaaaaaaggatagCAGATATAAAGTTTTTGCTACTATCTTCTTGTAGTGCTCACCTGTTTGACCAGTCTCTGTATAGCTGACATCACCATAAGGCCTCTCCACACAACAGGTGATTTTTCATCCACAAGGAAACCCATTGACATACTgtgagagaaaaatacaaaacttcTGGTTAGTGATTTTAATACTGAttacatatatttgcataattatgtgataTTCTACATAACTACTTGGTTGATGTATCTATTTCTTACATTTTCTATTTTAGGCAGACAATTTTACACTGTATAAATTACATTTTACACAATAAGAACTTGGAATATGATTTAAGTGTCACATTACATATTtttcaaacaagaaaataccTGGTTTCATGCAAGGCCAATATGTAACATTGCAAACATCCATCATATATGGTGTCACAAATAAAGGAGTTCTAAAACAATTCAGAGATGGGACTGACAAATGTCTGGAGTCTGACTCTTTGGCAGTTTTCTTGGGTTAGAAGTAGAATGagaaattttaatgaaaagtagAGTCTTCTTACCATGTTATACCAAAGTTCTTCAGTGGGATGAGCAGATTTTCTGCAGACAACAAAAAACCACAAAGAAAGATTATTCATTTAGTAAAAGAATAATTGGGAACTATTCTTCAGTAATTACACACTCCTCATTCAAATCGTCCTCTAAACCTTTCTCcctgaactacatgtacagtatatagcATTACCTACACTATCTTAGCCTGTGATTTAACCCTAtagcatatatatttttgggtgttttttttttttgtttgttttttttttttttaactggttACAGCTACTGCCTTatttattttcagacatttttataTTATACTGCTGTTGTGCTTGCTTGAGTGCACACTGGAGTGTGATGTGACATCAAATGCAGCACTTCCGTCCTAGATTTTAAGTTCATAAAGACAGAGAGGACGCAAAAATGTTGGCAATGAACAGCTTATCAGCGCATGAAGGTGATCCATCTATTTCATTGCTTCACATGAGATAAAATACAGGCTACAGCTATGAGTGACTCCATAGTAAATGGTATGAGAACATGACAAATTTGTATCAGACAGATCATAATTACTGTTCTTGATATCAATTCTACCATTTTACTGGTATTTCTTCAAATGCAATTTGTATGATCGTAACTGGTATTATGTCGCCAACAACAAAACTCATCAAGTACCTGTAAATGTCAACAACATAAAAATCATCACAGGTATATCACATCTAAAACTTGCCTACATCTGGCATCAAATCCATATCCTAAGCCACATGGTGTAAGAGGCACTTTCATTGGCAGTGTTTTAAAATACTAACTGTCGTCGACATCTGGCTCGTTTCCCTGGAGGTTCATCATCCTTGGAATAGAAGGTCCAAAGACATCAGCATCAAGGAGACCAACACTGGCATCCTGCACAGGCGTTGTGAAGAAAGTGAGCGCTTGGAATtataacatgaaaatatttgatgCCATCctttatgattaaaaaaaaaaatcagtactcAATATGAAATACATTATTTGACATCATAAATAAAAAGTATGGGCCACTATAATTTTCACTAGTAACAGAACATTCAGTATACTTGCAGCATTACAAGTTAAaattataacatcttaccttCTGCAGTTGTGCCAAAACAAGAGCAATTcaaatacatatttatgtacaaaaaGTAAACATTGACCTATGACCTTTATGGAGAGAGGTCATATTATGAAGGCCTGTACATAAGGGAATTTACTGTGTCTCAACAAAGTGCCATCTTGTCAAAGACAAAATATCTGACTGAATATTGTAAATCACAGCATTTGGGAGACTTGTCCTTGGAAAAAGAAAGTCATAAGTAGATGAGATTTCATATGTGGTGCACTCTTTGTGGTATACTTAGCATCTTAACCGAgacatcaaatatcaaatacaaagtcaagttaaaatcTGGAGCTGTTAAACTGTGATAATTACCAATAACTCCCCAAGAACAGAATACCACAAAAACTGTGTGGGTTTTTACTGAGATATTGAGATGTACCTGTAAGTgcaattaaaaagaagaaaaaatacctTTTCCACATCAGCAATGCCAAGGGCAAGATTCACTGTAGCAAATAAAACATAACAAATAAATCTTACTGACTAGGGTTATAACAATTGTAGCATGGTGTCAAAATAGCGTTAAGGCCACCAGTTGTAGTGTTCAACATAAATGTGAAGGCCATCAGTTGTAGCGTGTCAAAATAGATGTTTTGGATATGATTAAAAGATGTCGCTCGATCTTCTAACAGAAATGTACTTGTTAAATGGGGAGATAACTCAGTGTAGAGAACTCAGGAAAGACGCAAATAAGATGAACCGAAGGCAATGAAGTCTGGTAGTGCTCTGCTTTATTCTGAGGACAACTCGCCCTCAGTAAGCTTCAATGAACATATCGTcctgcgcatggcagattgtcgttagcgcgcttccgtgcgcatggcagattgttgttagagcacttccgtgcgcatggcagaatgttgttaaccctatgcgcactcccacaccctaacgacaatctgccatgcgcactcccACGCTGTAACCACAATCTGCCAGGCGCAGGGAagcgctaacgacaatctgccatgcgcacgacgatataatttacataaccaatatttacatatatgAAATTCAAATTATCTTATAGCAACCCATAGAAATAAATGGAACGGAGGACTTCAATAAAATGGAAGAGTCTAATTCAATAACTCAACCAATAAGTAAAGAGAAGCATTAAGAGATGATGGAAGCAGGAGGGGGTGATTATGTAAGAATGGGAGCTGTCTGGGCTCAACTAAAGAATCAGGTGTGGGATGGAATAAATGAATACCCCTGAATAGAGAAAGAATGAAGGTGACAAAACTGAAGAAGAGGAAAGGCATCTGAAGTGATGATCATGGAGGTGaccactgaatatcatgaatgaATGTCAGACTGCAAGGTAATGCTGAAAAGCAAACTAATGCAAATTAATACAAGGTCTAGACAGACAGCAAAGGGAGTAGACAAACCAGAAACACAGCAAagttaaggccgtgtcacaccagccttgcgtgcgacttgcaaagaacaattttgactacccggaggtccccgtagatgatccgcacatgacagtacctagcatgtatctcaaaagtagtcgcccggaggtgcgcacgcatattttttttacccgcaaccgcgtttaggccctgtcacacctttccgggcaagctactcgggcttgttacgtgtagggattttctagcataccggacattcctgagggcggaaaaggatttgagcgagtcggcgcatgtgtcttacttgctggacgcgttatacttgtgagtatactgtgtgacctttgtaccagtcgcgtgggggctgacaactcagtgaaggaattcctctaatggaatggctgaaatcccacagaatttcattatcttggctgcatacgggactgcgaactacctgcgtgggaattgcctgggaagtactgccattaagggtctcctactggcgttctgcgtggacctctacgggcattcccgcgactcacccggaaaaagttttggtcatgctcaaaacttggctgtggttaaatcggacttgcgtgagcacctccgggcaactacgcgctagatactgtcaggtgtggaccaactgcggagagctccggggagtaaatttgttcccccgcaagtcaacctgcagaagttcccccgtacggtatgacaaggcatgaatgaaaattgcaaacattcttgttcgcccgctgaaaatcttctacgtgctggaaactacctcctcgccacaagcccgcgtagtgGTGTGAAAATAATGGTCCTACACAATCATCTCCATGCACCCACAGATTAAAAAAACTCCAATTTTACGctaacaatttttcttttcttttcccacaaCAGAAAGATGCACTATAAAACTTTATTCCATTCATCACTAACATGGAACACAAAGAAGCAAATGGATTCAGATTTTTGTTCTGGGTCAGAATACACAACATATTGTAAAGCTACATCTTAGGAGCAGATGCAACAACGGATAATCATGAGGACAATGTGCTACTAATCACaatattgataacatattttGTCCAAGtataaacaaacagaaatgaacTAATGGTGTAAACTTTGAAGACATAGAAATTATAATTTTAATTTCTCTATGATAAATGATACCGTATTTCAACAGTACTGCAATGGTTTCTATATCTCTGGGACGTCATTTCGGCGACTAATTCTTCTAAATGTCATTTGTTTACTGATcacttgatttgatttcagaCATTTAAATTTAGAATATATTCCCCCGAAATCAAAATAATCTTACAGGGTATATGGTCAAAGAATCTGACATCAGTAAACTTTGTTTAGTactgataatttttttctttttccgtaAATCTCAACATTGGTACCTGCTGTTGTTGATTTCCCAACTCCACCTTTGCCCGATGCAACCAGTATCACATGTTTGACACCAGGTATCGGCTGTCGTTGAGGGAGATTCCTTGCCATCAAATGCCGCCTGCGCTCATCCTCGCTCGTTgcatgtgacctttgacccgtTGAGTTGCTCTAGAAGAATAAGTAAGATATCCTTTAGAAGTTATGCATCAAGTATTGAGAAATTCTGTTCGATACAACAGGAGTACATATGTTCAGTAGTAATAGTGCAGTAGGCCCAAGTATTTCTTCTTCACATTTCAGAACATGGCAATACAATGACGGaatattggagtctaacataaGTCATTGAATCAAAATCTATTttcagagagacagagaaaaaatacTTAATTCTCTTATGTGATCGCTAAAATAtttgtagcccgaccagacgccgtgtgACACTTGACTTGCATAtggcgacagggctgtgtatagttagaatATTTGAGGTTCCCATAGTGCACACTCACACAGATTTATCTCTTTAGTTTATTCTACGACATGATTTTTCTAtattgttaggtgatccgagaatcctctcggatcaccttctgtatctgtactgattcg comes from Diadema setosum chromosome 17, eeDiaSeto1, whole genome shotgun sequence and encodes:
- the LOC140240966 gene encoding iron-sulfur cluster transfer protein NUBPL-like, with protein sequence MARNLPQRQPIPGVKHVILVASGKGGVGKSTTAVNLALGIADVEKDASVGLLDADVFGPSIPRMMNLQGNEPDVDDKNLLIPLKNFGITCMSMGFLVDEKSPVVWRGLMVMSAIQRLVKQVAWAPLDYLVIDMPPGTGDTQLSISQLITIAGAVIVSTPQDIALLDARKGAEMFKKVDVPVLGIVQNMSVFQCPKCGHETHIFGQDGVKGVAREMGLDVLGDVPLHIDIRETSDRGKPIVVSAPDSPQSLAYKAIATEVLQRVEGKSDR